The genome window GATTTGTTTTCAAAACTCAGATTGTCCTGTATGCGATTTCGCTCGATCTGTTCTCGGTTCTTTTCGGGGGTGTAGTCGCTATTCTGCCTGTCTTTGCCGAAGATATTTTAAGGGTCGGTGCGCAGGGACTTGGCTTTCTTCGGGCGGCTCCATCGGTCGGGGCCCTGCTCACGATGGCTTACATGACGAAACACCCGCCCACCCACAATGCGTGGCGTAATATGCTGCTGGCCGTAGCGGGTTTCGGGGTCACGACAATTATCTTCTCGCTGTCGACGAATTTTTACCTGTCGCTCCTGATGTTGGCGTTGACGGGGGCTTTTGATAGTGTCAGTGTGATCATCCGGCAGACAATTCTACAGATTTTCCCGCCTGACCACATGCGGGGGCGTGTAGCCGCCGTTAATGGTATCTTCGTGAGTTCGTCGAATGAAATTGGCGCATTCGAGTCGGGCTTGCTGGCCCGACTGCTGGGTACGGTGCCTTCCGTAGCGTTGGGCGGTGTCGTTACGCTGGTTGTCGTATCTTACGTGTACTCGAAATCGAAGGAGTTATTTGCCGTGCGACTGAGCTGACGGCTCCCGGATAAGTCTACAAAACTACTCGCCCGACTGCGTCTGGTTAACAGGCAATCGGGCGAGTATTGATAATGAAAACGATATTATTGAGGAGTGGAAGCATGATTGCTTAAAAAAGCATTCACATCAATCTGTTCGTTGAGCAGAACACGAGCATTGAAAATCTCCCAGAAAAGTTCATCAGAGAGATCATGATCACGTTCTAGCTGGATCATGTCGCGGATGCTTGCCTTGAGTTGTCCGGTTTGGGGTTGCACCTGAGAAGCGCTGGGTTGGTAGTTTTCCATGACCTTTGTTTGTAAGCGTGCGAGATTTTAAACACCCTCGATTTTATATTGTTTCTAAACGTGGCGGAAGTGAACAAGGGTCGGTTAGAATAATCATATTGGTTCCAGTTGGTACAAGCCGTTAACCAACTTCTATCTTGTCATCATGCAACAAAATAAATTTCAATGAATTTAGAAATACCTGATTATCAAGCTTTATTATGAAAAAAACTTTCCTGTTATCTATGGCTCTGCTCTCCGGGGCCACGCTGATTGCCCTTAAACCCCTCACGAAGCCGAAGCCCGTTAAACTTGTAAAAGTCTGGGAAACCGATACGACGCTGCGGACTCCCGAATCTGTTCTTTACGACGGGAACAACACATTGTACGTGGCTAATATTGACGGAAAATCGGACTCACTCGATGGCAGTGGATTTATCTCTAAAGTGTCGCTCGATGGTAAGGTAGAAAATCTCCACTGGACTGGCGGACTGAACGCGCCCAAAGGTATGGGCTTATTCAAAAAACGGCTTTACGTAACGGACATTTACCGGCTGGTGGCGATCAATATCGAGAATGGGCAGGCGGAAAAAACCTGGGATGCCGTTGGCAAGGGTGCTTTTCTGAATGACGTAACGGTTGACAAGGAGGGCACTGTCTACGTATCCGATAGCCGCGCCGACAAACTGTATCGCCTGAAAGACGACAAGTGGGAAGTGCTGATGGAGGGCGACCAATTGAACAAGCCCAATGGTGTGCTGGCGGTTGGCAAAGACAAATTAATGCTTGGCAGCACAAAAATGGGTGCGTTGCGAACGCTGGACCTGAACACGAAAACGATGACGACCGTTGCCGATGGCATGGCCAATACAGATGGCATTGTACCCGAAGGCAAGGGTAACTATTTCGTGTCGGACTGGAACGGGCAGGTCTTTCACATCAGTGCCGATGGGACGAAGCAGCCGCTCCTGGATACCCGCGCCGATAAAATCAATGCCGCAGATATTGAGTATGTAGCAAAAAAGAAGCTACTGATCGTACCGACATTTTTCAAAAATAAGCTCGTTGCGTATCACGTCGAATAGGCCCACATCGTGTTGCGTATCGAAGGTACGGAAACTGGGTTGAGCATAATTGAAAAGGATCGGGTTGAGGGCATATTCTGCTTTTAACCCGATCCTTTTTTATGAGAACGACTCAATAGGTTAAGCCAGCAACGCGTCAATAGCGGCCTGTGCCCGATCGGCACCGAATCCGGCCAGTGCCTTTGCCATGTGATCAACAATGAGATTATTACCCAGATTCCCGATGCTGCCTTCGTGGGTGTGATGCAGCGTACGGGGCGGATTGTACGTGTGCTCGGCAATTTCCTTCCCAACCGTTTGATACGCTTCGCGGAAAGGTACACCACTCAGAACCAGTTCGTTGACGCGTTCCACACTGAATAGCAAATCGTACTTCGGGTCATCGAGCAGATTCGTTTTCACCTGAATGTGTTCCAACATGAAGTCGGCAATGTCGAGGCAGTCCAGCAGTTCATCGAAGGCGGGCATCAGAATTTCTTTCAGCAGCTGCATATCGCGGTGATAGCCCGACGGCAGATTGCTCATCACGAGCGTTACTTCCATCGGCAGTGCTTTCAGTCGGTTCGTTTTAGCCCGCAGTAGCTCCGCAACGTCCGGATTTTTCTTGTGCGGCATAATACTGCTGCCCGTTGTGAGTGCATCCGGAAGCGTCAGAAACCCAAAGTTCTGGCTGTTGTAGAGGCAAATATCCATCGCCATCCGGGAGATCGTAGCCGCAATGGCCGCCAGAGCAGTGAGTGCCGTCTGTTCTGTTTTTCCCCGGCTCATCTGGGCGTACACAACGTTGACATGCATTCCCTCAAAACCCAGCAAGTCAGTCGTGAGCGTTCGGTCGAGCGGAAAGGACGACCCGTAACCGGCCCCTGATCCGAGTGGGTTACGATTGGCGAGCCGGTAGGCTGTCTGTAAGGTTAGCATATCGTCGGACAGGGCTTCGGCGTAGGCACCAAACCACAGTCCGAACGACGAGGGCATGGCGATCTGTAAGTGCGTGTAACCCGGCACTAAATCGTTCTTGTGCTGTTCCGATCGATCGATGAGCCGGTTAAAAACGCGTTGCGTAGCCTGAGCAACCTGCCAGAGTCGGTCGCGCGTGAATAATTTGAGATCGACTAATACTTGGTCGTTGCGTGATCGACCCGAGTGAATCTTCTTGCCGACATTACCCAACGTTCGGGTGAGTAACAGCTCGACCTGGGAATGCACATCTTCAACGCCTTCTTCAATGACGAAATCACCGGCTTCGATGTCTTTGTAGATCGCTTTCAGTTCGTCCGTTAACAGGTTCAATTCCTGCTCAGTAAGCAGGCCAATGGTCTCAAGCATCTGAGCGTGAGCGAGGTTACCCAGCACGTCGAACGGGGCAAGGTATATATCCATTTCTCGGTCGCGCCCGACCGTGAAGCGTTCAATCTGTTCGGCGGTTGTGACGCCTTCTTTTTGCCAGAGTTTCAAATTCTTAACGAGCGAAAGAGTGAATGAGCGATTGGAAAACAGCCTAATGGTACTGGCTGAGTTGCCCGTTCGCCCATTGAATAGGGGCAAAGTTCGTAAAGAAAATTGGTTGACGCATCGGTACGCCCGTAGGCTACTCTTGATTTATCGAAAAAGGGTTGCTCTACAGACGCAAAGGCCAGCCGAATAAACTAGTGATGTAGACCGATGCTGGTTGGCAGGCCGTCCAGACTGGTCAGGTTATTGTCCTGAACATACTCCCGAAGCCCATCGGCTCCTTTCTTCTCCGCCCACTCGAAATGAATGTCGCGTTCGCCCGCATACTCGTACAGGGGAACGCCAAAGCCACAGGAGGTTTGTACCAGGTCGATGTTCGCGACGATGAGCTGCCGGGTACTCGGAACAATCGTAAAATGGGGGGCGTACTGCTCCCATTCAGCCGTATCGGGCAAAACCGTAAACCCTTTTCCGTATAGTCTCAGAATGGTTGGCGCGCCTTCGAATGAGCAGAACATGATCGTTATCCGTCCATTTTCGAGCGTGTGGGCCGATGTTTCGTTGCCGCTGCTGATCACGTCCATGTAGGCCACCTGGCTATCGGACAGGACCCGAAAGGAGTCAAGCCCTTTGGGCGACAGATTGATCCGACCGTCGGCGCTCAATGGGGCCGAGCTAACAAAGTAGATATGCTGTTTTTCGATAAACTCCCGGTGTGCGGGCTTGATCGATTCGTGAAATTTACCCATGTTATGTATGGTGATTAATGCGCTTGAAGTCGCTATAGTTTATCGGATGAACCGCCTTATTTCTTCGTGAACTGGATCGCGCAGCCACCGCCTTTGGCTAGATGAATGCTGAGGTTCGTCTTGGCAGTAACGGTTTTCTTTTCAATTACGTACGCTTCCGGATTAGTTTGCCAGTCCGCGTTGGCCGCGTCGCGGTAGATCGTTGCTTCATACGATTTGTTCGGCTCTAAAAAGTTGAGCGGTAGCGGTAAGTCGCGGCTGTTTTCGTCGGTAATCGCCCCAAAAAACCAGCTATCCTTCCCCTTTGCCTTGCGGGCAATCAGCACGTAATCGCCCGGTTCGGCAGCCACTACTTTTGTATCGTCCCAATCCACCGGCACATCCCGGATAAACTGAAACGCATCCAGGTATTTCTCGTAATTCTCCGGCAGGTCAGCCACCATCTGCAACGGGCTATATAGCGTGACATACAACGCCAACTGTTTCGCCAGCGTCGTGCGAACCCGTTGCGTTCGGGTGCTGTCAAACTGATTCAGCCGGAACCGGAACAGGCCGGGCGTGAAATCCATAGGTCCGCCCAGCAATCGGGTGAAGGGTAGAATTGTCGTGTGTTCGGGCGTGATTCCCAAGGTAGGTGCGTTGTTGAATTCGCTACCCCGAGCCGCTTCGCTGGCCATCCAGTTGGGGTACGTTCGGTGAAGACCCGTTGGGTGCGCCGACTCGTGCGAGTCCAGCATGATTTTATACTGGGCTGTTTTCTCCGCGACCCGCTGGTAGTGATTGATCATCCATTGCCCGTCGTGATGTTCACCCCGTGGAATGATCCGGCCCACGTAGCCCGTTTTGACGGTATTGATGTCGTGATCGACCATGAACTGGTACGCGGCATCCATCCGGCGTTCGTAATTGGTAACGGAGCCCGATGTTTCGTGGTGCATGATGATGCGCACGCCTTTCTGACGGGCATACCTCGTCAGCGAGTCCAGATTATAATCGGGGTAGGGGGTTACAAAATCGAAGACATCTTCTTTCCAGTTGCCGAACCAGTCTTCCCAGCCAACGTTCCAGCCTTCGACCAGAACCCCATCGAAGCCGTATTTAGCCGCAAAGTCGATGTATTTCATCACATTTTTGGTGTTGGCTCCGTGCTTGCCCCCGGCTTTTTCCCAGGTTGCTTTGCCGATGTGCATTTCCCACCACATGCCCACAAATTTCTGCGGCTTTATCCACGACGAATCACCGATTTTTGACGGCTCGTTCAGGTTCAGAATCAATTTTGAGGCCAGCAGATCCGTCGCTTTGTCGCTGACGATGAGGGTCCGCCACGGTGTTTGGGCCGGTGTTTGCAGATAAGCTTTATTTCCCACCGCATCGGGCACGAGTTGAGCGGTAAGCGTTCGGGTCTGTTTGTTCACGCGCAGGTGCAGAACCGGGTAGTTGATCAACGCGGCTTCGTAAATACTGATGTACAGGCCATTATCGGTTTTGAACAGCAACGGGGTTTGAACCGCGTCCGGTCCGATGACCGATTTCAGGGCGGTATCCTTCTCCCGATCAGATGCCGCGACCGCATCGATCTCGCTTAGTTTAGTCGTATTGTATAGATATTCATTTGAGTCATAATCGCCTGGTTGCCAGAACGTTTTATGATCGGATGGCAGCACAAACTGCGTCAGTTCGTCGGCTACCACAAAGTGCGTGAGGGCAGCCTGTTGCGGAAACTCGTACCGGAAACCCAGTCCATCGTCAAATACCCGGAATCGAACGCGTATCTGAATACCCGCGTCGGATTTGCTCGTTAGCGTAAGGGCTAGCTCTTTGTAGTTGTTGCGAATACGGTTAGTTTCTCCCCACACCGGTTGCCAGCTCTCGTCGGTCTTGGACGAATCGATACCTGTAATCGCGAATTGAGTGAGTGATACGTCTGGTTTGCTGAGCCGGAAGCCAAGTCCCGACGGGTCCAGAACTGATTTGCTCTTGTAGGAAAGCTGGTAGGTGATCGTACCCGTTGGTGTGCTGCTAACCGTGAGGACAATGGATCGGCTGGGAGCGGTAATCGAGATCGCCTGTTGCGCGTAAAGCCTTACCAGTGAGGTAATCAGCAACAGTACTGTTAATAAATAATTCGCCATATAAATAGCTTATGGGGTAAGGTATAGAACTAACGAATACAGACAAGAGCAAGCCCACGCATGGGCCGCCTACCGAACGTACGTAATCCGCTCGAAAAATAGGAAATTAAGGAGATAAACTGAGTAAAATTACGGACTAAACACTCATTTTTCGATGGACAACGTCTCCGTCTCGGGCGCGTCCAACCGTCGTTTCAACAACCAGAACCCGCCAGCTGATAGTACGCTAATAGCGGCCACGAACAACCAATGCACGGAGAACCCGAAATGAGCCACCACCTGTGAGCCAAAGGCCGGGGCTGTTGTTTGGGCCAACGCGCCACCCATCGACGACAGAGCCAGGTATTGACCGCGGGTGGCTGGACTAGCGCGCTGGACGGTGAAGGATTGAATGAACGGAATGGTCAGCATTTCGCTGAGGGTCACGAAGACGATGAACAGCAGCGCAATCGTCATGCCGGAAATGCCCGCCCAACCGGTTACTGCCAGCAGCAGATAGGCAATCGTTGTGAGGGAGACGCCAATCAGGATCAGGCCGGTTTTTGAGCGATGTCGCTTCTCCAGCTCATAGATCAAGACCATTTCGATACCTACGATCAACAGGCCGTTCAGCGCCATCAAGCCACCAATGGTGCCTTCTGTCATGTGCAGGATCTCCTTGAAAAATAGGGGGACTATGGAGAATAGCTGCATGAACACGATCAGATACAGGGCTGAGCAACTGACGAAGGCAATGAATAAGGTGTCCCGGTAAGGCGACGCGCCCAGCCCGGCATTCGATACGGTAGGCTTATGATTCGGTTCTGCGGATGTGACTGCCGGACTCGCTTTCGGAACGGGTAGGGTAGTCCAAAGGACAAGTCCGGCCACCAGACAGGTTATGCCGTCGGCCCAGAACAGCAGGCTATAATTAATTCCGGCCAGCCAGCCGCCTAGTCCGCCCCCAACGGACCAGCCAAGATTGATCGCTAACCGGTTAAGTGAGAAAGCCCGGGTGCGCGTGTCGGGTTCGGCGTAGTGCGCAATGGCAGCCTGGTTGGCGGGCCGGAATGAATCGCCGAGCAGCGTGAACAGAAAAACACTACTACAAAGGGCGTAAAAGCCGGTGACGAACTGAAGGACTACCAGAAACGCGCCACCAAAAAGCAGACTGAACAGCTGAATATAATAAAAGCCAAACCGGTCGGTGAGCCGCCCGCCAAGAAACGTACCGATAAAAGCACCTATACCATAAACGGCCATGATGATACCCGCATCGGAAACGGAGTAGTGTAGTTTCTGCGTGAGATATAATGTCAGAAAAGGCAGCACCATCGTACCACAGCGGTTGATAAGCATAACGCCTGCCAACAGCCACACGGATGGAGCCAGTCCCTGATAAGCGTTTCTGTAGAGCCGGATTGTATGCTGAATCATGGCGTGAAAGTACGGCAAATAGCCTACAGCCGCGATTTCTTCGTAAAGTTGATGCCAGAAATCTGGTGCCGTTTTCGATTCTCATGCGTTATAGCACGTGGAGAATCTGTCATGCTCCGCCTTTATTCAGACTATGCTAGCCAATCTGTTTCGTACGATTACGCGTTTCGACCTCGCTCACCGACTGATTATTGCTACGATCGTAGCCCTGATTGCTTACGTTACGGTGTCGGGTGAAGTCAGTGTGGCGGCCTGCGCAACCACTATCTGGATCGCCTTTGCCCTGACGATGTTAATCCTGATGTGGCTGACTATCTTTTATGCGCATCCCCGCGATCTGCCCCAGCTTTCCCGACTGGAAGATTCCAGTCGGGTGATGATCCTGATTTTTGTGCTTGCGGCTGCAATGGCCAGTTTATTCGCCGTTATTGTGTTGCTGAATTCCATGAACGATACCAATCGAAGCCAGACTATTACGCTGGCTATTCTGGCCGTGGCCTGTTCCTGGTCGTTAGTGCATACCGTGTTCACGATCCGGTATGCGCACCTGTTCTATGGCAACGATCCTACTCAAAAACGACGACCCGGCGGACTCGATTTTCCGAATGACCCGGAACCGGACTACCTCGATTTCGCTTATTTCTCGTTCATTATCGGGATGACCAGCCAGGTGTCTGACGTCTCGATCAGTTCGAAACGCATCCGACGGGCGGCTTTAGGACATGGCATCCTGTCGTTCCTGTTCAATACGATCATCATTGCGCTGACAGTCGGTGGCCTCTCCGGAAAGCTTTAATTGGATTTGCTGCCGGAACGGGCCTGATTTTTTGTCTTTTCCTGCGCCTGTTCCCGTTCGTATTCGTCACGTTGCCGTTTGTCGGAGACGAGTGTGCGGTACAAACCATTCAGGACATAGATGTCGTCAACCTCATCGATCAGTCGATGAAGGTGTTCGCGGACTTGCGTAATATTCATGGGTAGTTTACTTGTTGAGTCGGTGTTATCCGGTTGACTTGATAACACCATTGTAGTCCGTTTTGCTCAATGGAAGAAAAAATAGCCCAAAGCAATACCGGCAATAACGCCCACCAGATCGGCAAATAAACCGTAGGGTATCGCATGGCGTGAATTTTTGATGCCGACCGATCCAAAATACAGGGCTACGATGTAAAAGGTGGTATCCGCCGATCCCTGAAAAATGCAGACGAGCCGCCCCACAAACGAATCGGGGCCGAATTGCTTCATCGCGTCAATCATGAGCGCCCGCGCGCCGGAAGCACTTAGCGGTTTCATGAGTGCCACGGGCAGCGCATCCGTGAAGTCCGTATTCATGCCCGTCAGGGAAAATACATACCTGAACCCACCGACCAGGTAGTCCAGCGCACCGGCATTCCGGAAGGCCCCAATGGCAACCAGCATCCCGACCAGGTAGGGAATGATTTTGACCGATGTTTCGAACCCGCCTTTCGCGCCTTCGATGAATGTCTCGAAGATTGGGACTTTTTTTCGGATGGCCCCCAGCAGGAACGCGACCACGATGGTCATGAGAATGACGTTGCCGAACACTTTTGAAAACGTTTCGACCTCTTCTTTGGGACGACCTGCCAGCAGCCACAGCGCCAGGCCGATCAGGGCCGTAATGCCGCCTAGCCAGCCGAGTACGGTGGTATTCAGCAAATTAATGCGTTGTTTGATCGACACAGCTACAAGTGCCACAACCGTAGTTACGTAGGTGCCAATGACGCAGGGAATAAACACATCCGACGGATTGGCCGCGCCCAGAATGGACCGTTGCGCCATGATGCTCAGCGGAATGATTTGTAAGCCTGACGTGTGCAAGACCAGAAACATGATCTGCGCATTGGATGCCGATTCTTTGTTCGGGTTCAGCTCCTGCAAACTCGCCATGGCCCGTAGTCCGAACGGGGTAGCGGCATTGTCCAGGCCAATCAGGTTGGCCGAGAAGTTCATAATCATCTGACCATTGGCGGGGTGGTCTTTAGGAACTTCGGGGAAGAGTTTATGGAAAAACGGACCAATGATACGGGCCAGGAAATTGATCGCTCCGGCTTTTTCACCCACATTCAACAACCCCAGAAAGAACGTCATCACACCCGCCAGCGGCAGGGCGATGTCCATAACCGCGACCTTGGATGAATCGAAAAGTCCCTCGACAATAAGTTTAAAAATTTCGGTATCGCCCAGGAAAATCAGTTTGGCGAGCGCTACCAGAAAGGCAATGACAAAAAAAGCAACCCAGATGTAATTAAGAGCCATGCGGTAGAAGAGAGGGCAACGTGTAGTTTGTCGTTGGGAGTTTGTTTTTATTTACGTCCTCAATATTCATCATTTGACCTCAATAAGCAAACTATCATGCGTTTCATTGCTATTCTGATTGTACTCACCTATGCGCTTACCGGTTCACTATCACTGGCTCAGGCAGTCGAAAAGGCGATGGTTAAACAAGGGCTGGTGAATGTGCAGGAAGTCGATCCGAGCATTCTGGTCGAACTCAAGTACTCTACCACCGACAATTTTGTGGGTAAAGACGTGTACGGTGATCTTACGCGGGCCTACATGCAGCCGATGGCCGCTAAAAAACTGGCCAGTGCCAGCAAGTATCTGCAAACCAACCACCCTGATCTGCGGCTACTCGTCTATGATGCGGCCCGGCCCCGCTCGGCCCAGTGGAACCTCTGGAACGCGCTGCCC of Spirosoma agri contains these proteins:
- a CDS encoding nucleoside recognition domain-containing protein, which gives rise to MALNYIWVAFFVIAFLVALAKLIFLGDTEIFKLIVEGLFDSSKVAVMDIALPLAGVMTFFLGLLNVGEKAGAINFLARIIGPFFHKLFPEVPKDHPANGQMIMNFSANLIGLDNAATPFGLRAMASLQELNPNKESASNAQIMFLVLHTSGLQIIPLSIMAQRSILGAANPSDVFIPCVIGTYVTTVVALVAVSIKQRINLLNTTVLGWLGGITALIGLALWLLAGRPKEEVETFSKVFGNVILMTIVVAFLLGAIRKKVPIFETFIEGAKGGFETSVKIIPYLVGMLVAIGAFRNAGALDYLVGGFRYVFSLTGMNTDFTDALPVALMKPLSASGARALMIDAMKQFGPDSFVGRLVCIFQGSADTTFYIVALYFGSVGIKNSRHAIPYGLFADLVGVIAGIALGYFFFH
- a CDS encoding M15 family metallopeptidase, whose protein sequence is MRFIAILIVLTYALTGSLSLAQAVEKAMVKQGLVNVQEVDPSILVELKYSTTDNFVGKDVYGDLTRAYMQPMAAKKLASASKYLQTNHPDLRLLVYDAARPRSAQWNLWNALPNMPENERQKYVADPRKGSIHNYGCAVDLTVATKDGKPLDMGTKYDFFGELAYPSREEELLKAGKLTQEQINNRHILRTAMRQGGFSSIEFEWWHFNALSREKAKMVFRIVD
- a CDS encoding MFS transporter, whose protein sequence is MIQHTIRLYRNAYQGLAPSVWLLAGVMLINRCGTMVLPFLTLYLTQKLHYSVSDAGIIMAVYGIGAFIGTFLGGRLTDRFGFYYIQLFSLLFGGAFLVVLQFVTGFYALCSSVFLFTLLGDSFRPANQAAIAHYAEPDTRTRAFSLNRLAINLGWSVGGGLGGWLAGINYSLLFWADGITCLVAGLVLWTTLPVPKASPAVTSAEPNHKPTVSNAGLGASPYRDTLFIAFVSCSALYLIVFMQLFSIVPLFFKEILHMTEGTIGGLMALNGLLIVGIEMVLIYELEKRHRSKTGLILIGVSLTTIAYLLLAVTGWAGISGMTIALLFIVFVTLSEMLTIPFIQSFTVQRASPATRGQYLALSSMGGALAQTTAPAFGSQVVAHFGFSVHWLFVAAISVLSAGGFWLLKRRLDAPETETLSIEK
- a CDS encoding SMP-30/gluconolactonase/LRE family protein — protein: MKKTFLLSMALLSGATLIALKPLTKPKPVKLVKVWETDTTLRTPESVLYDGNNTLYVANIDGKSDSLDGSGFISKVSLDGKVENLHWTGGLNAPKGMGLFKKRLYVTDIYRLVAINIENGQAEKTWDAVGKGAFLNDVTVDKEGTVYVSDSRADKLYRLKDDKWEVLMEGDQLNKPNGVLAVGKDKLMLGSTKMGALRTLDLNTKTMTTVADGMANTDGIVPEGKGNYFVSDWNGQVFHISADGTKQPLLDTRADKINAADIEYVAKKKLLIVPTFFKNKLVAYHVE
- a CDS encoding DUF1345 domain-containing protein, translating into MLANLFRTITRFDLAHRLIIATIVALIAYVTVSGEVSVAACATTIWIAFALTMLILMWLTIFYAHPRDLPQLSRLEDSSRVMILIFVLAAAMASLFAVIVLLNSMNDTNRSQTITLAILAVACSWSLVHTVFTIRYAHLFYGNDPTQKRRPGGLDFPNDPEPDYLDFAYFSFIIGMTSQVSDVSISSKRIRRAALGHGILSFLFNTIIIALTVGGLSGKL
- a CDS encoding pyridoxamine 5'-phosphate oxidase family protein — its product is MGKFHESIKPAHREFIEKQHIYFVSSAPLSADGRINLSPKGLDSFRVLSDSQVAYMDVISSGNETSAHTLENGRITIMFCSFEGAPTILRLYGKGFTVLPDTAEWEQYAPHFTIVPSTRQLIVANIDLVQTSCGFGVPLYEYAGERDIHFEWAEKKGADGLREYVQDNNLTSLDGLPTSIGLHH
- a CDS encoding glycoside hydrolase family 97 protein; the protein is MANYLLTVLLLITSLVRLYAQQAISITAPSRSIVLTVSSTPTGTITYQLSYKSKSVLDPSGLGFRLSKPDVSLTQFAITGIDSSKTDESWQPVWGETNRIRNNYKELALTLTSKSDAGIQIRVRFRVFDDGLGFRYEFPQQAALTHFVVADELTQFVLPSDHKTFWQPGDYDSNEYLYNTTKLSEIDAVAASDREKDTALKSVIGPDAVQTPLLFKTDNGLYISIYEAALINYPVLHLRVNKQTRTLTAQLVPDAVGNKAYLQTPAQTPWRTLIVSDKATDLLASKLILNLNEPSKIGDSSWIKPQKFVGMWWEMHIGKATWEKAGGKHGANTKNVMKYIDFAAKYGFDGVLVEGWNVGWEDWFGNWKEDVFDFVTPYPDYNLDSLTRYARQKGVRIIMHHETSGSVTNYERRMDAAYQFMVDHDINTVKTGYVGRIIPRGEHHDGQWMINHYQRVAEKTAQYKIMLDSHESAHPTGLHRTYPNWMASEAARGSEFNNAPTLGITPEHTTILPFTRLLGGPMDFTPGLFRFRLNQFDSTRTQRVRTTLAKQLALYVTLYSPLQMVADLPENYEKYLDAFQFIRDVPVDWDDTKVVAAEPGDYVLIARKAKGKDSWFFGAITDENSRDLPLPLNFLEPNKSYEATIYRDAANADWQTNPEAYVIEKKTVTAKTNLSIHLAKGGGCAIQFTKK
- the argH gene encoding argininosuccinate lyase; translation: MKLWQKEGVTTAEQIERFTVGRDREMDIYLAPFDVLGNLAHAQMLETIGLLTEQELNLLTDELKAIYKDIEAGDFVIEEGVEDVHSQVELLLTRTLGNVGKKIHSGRSRNDQVLVDLKLFTRDRLWQVAQATQRVFNRLIDRSEQHKNDLVPGYTHLQIAMPSSFGLWFGAYAEALSDDMLTLQTAYRLANRNPLGSGAGYGSSFPLDRTLTTDLLGFEGMHVNVVYAQMSRGKTEQTALTALAAIAATISRMAMDICLYNSQNFGFLTLPDALTTGSSIMPHKKNPDVAELLRAKTNRLKALPMEVTLVMSNLPSGYHRDMQLLKEILMPAFDELLDCLDIADFMLEHIQVKTNLLDDPKYDLLFSVERVNELVLSGVPFREAYQTVGKEIAEHTYNPPRTLHHTHEGSIGNLGNNLIVDHMAKALAGFGADRAQAAIDALLA